The following coding sequences are from one uncultured Cohaesibacter sp. window:
- a CDS encoding phosphoribosylformylglycinamidine synthase-associated small membrane protein — protein MTNSNGQGTPAASERPSTASADNQSGPMPYDQKEEAAKAIRFMLVKGAIFILIPIIASILAIVFLL, from the coding sequence ATGACAAATAGCAATGGACAAGGCACCCCCGCCGCATCGGAACGCCCCTCCACTGCCAGTGCAGATAACCAGTCAGGCCCAATGCCATATGACCAGAAAGAAGAGGCCGCAAAAGCTATCCGCTTCATGCTCGTAAAGGGCGCCATCTTCATTCTTATCCCGATCATCGCCTCCATTCTCGCAATTGTATTTCTGTTGTAA
- the purQ gene encoding phosphoribosylformylglycinamidine synthase subunit PurQ: MKTAILVFPGTNREHDMAAAVRSVSGTDPMMVWHAETEIPEADLIILPGGFSYGDYLRSGAIAARSPIVADLLEKAKQGVRILGVCNGFQILTETGILPGALMRNAGLTFICKETKLRIERNDTIFTSCYEKGQVMRCPVAHHDGNFFADDDTLKMLEDEGRVLFRYCDADGEVTPKANINGSRNNIAGIMNARGTILGMMPHPENLIEDLHGGLDGRGLFESLLEKVA, from the coding sequence ATGAAAACTGCGATCCTCGTATTCCCCGGAACCAACCGTGAGCATGACATGGCCGCCGCCGTGCGCTCCGTTTCCGGAACAGACCCCATGATGGTCTGGCATGCCGAGACTGAAATTCCCGAAGCTGACCTGATCATTCTGCCAGGCGGCTTCTCCTATGGTGACTATTTGCGGTCCGGCGCTATCGCAGCGCGCTCGCCGATTGTGGCCGACCTTCTGGAAAAAGCCAAACAGGGCGTTCGCATTCTCGGCGTCTGCAATGGTTTCCAGATCCTGACCGAAACCGGCATTCTGCCCGGTGCACTGATGCGCAACGCTGGCCTTACCTTCATCTGCAAGGAAACCAAACTCCGCATCGAGCGCAATGACACTATCTTCACCTCGTGTTACGAGAAGGGTCAGGTCATGCGTTGCCCGGTAGCCCATCATGATGGCAACTTCTTTGCCGATGACGACACCCTGAAGATGCTGGAAGATGAAGGTCGTGTTCTGTTCAGATACTGCGATGCAGACGGAGAAGTGACGCCGAAAGCCAATATCAACGGCTCTCGCAACAATATTGCAGGCATCATGAACGCCCGAGGCACCATTCTGGGCATGATGCCACATCCAGAAAACCTGATCGAAGACCTGCACGGCGGCCTTGATGGCCGCGGCCTGTTTGAAAGCCTGTTGGAGAAGGTAGCATGA
- the grxD gene encoding Grx4 family monothiol glutaredoxin, giving the protein MSEIQDWIDNEVKSNEVVLFMKGTPTFPQCGFSGQVVQILDYLDVPYKGINVLENDDLRQGIKDYSNWPTIPQLYVKGEFVGGCDIIREMFQSQELQEMLGKKTVA; this is encoded by the coding sequence ATGAGCGAAATTCAGGATTGGATTGACAACGAAGTTAAATCCAACGAAGTCGTGCTTTTCATGAAAGGCACGCCAACATTCCCACAGTGCGGTTTTTCCGGTCAGGTCGTTCAGATTCTGGATTATCTCGACGTGCCATATAAAGGCATAAACGTGCTGGAAAATGACGATCTGCGTCAGGGCATCAAGGATTATTCCAACTGGCCAACCATTCCCCAGCTCTATGTAAAAGGTGAGTTTGTTGGCGGCTGTGACATCATCCGCGAAATGTTCCAAAGTCAGGAACTGCAGGAAATGCTTGGCAAAAAGACGGTAGCCTGA
- the murI gene encoding glutamate racemase — protein MVRKSDPNILVFDSGFGGLSVLAALKATLPYANYLFLADDARFPYGDLRDDELIEGLIELIGKTCEQYQPDLLVVACNTASTVALSALRERFSFPIVGIVPAIKPAAHATRSGHFAVVATPGTIRRSYTRDLIRDYANGCVVDLVACNRLARLAEDYLLEGTRKEDAVFAEIKSVFDGDQNDDVDVIVLGCTHYPLLLPILQSVAPRPVLWIDPAHAVARRVMHLLEQEWQDCIVGFQPDQFVEGQRIVFEATLGNTDRLSRAWASLCEKGVQLNAICEANAEFTPESADSI, from the coding sequence ATGGTCAGGAAAAGTGACCCCAATATTCTTGTGTTTGATTCTGGTTTTGGCGGGCTGTCAGTCTTGGCTGCGCTAAAGGCGACTTTGCCCTATGCCAACTATCTGTTTCTGGCAGATGACGCACGCTTTCCTTATGGTGATTTGCGTGATGATGAACTTATTGAAGGGCTCATCGAACTCATCGGCAAGACCTGTGAGCAGTATCAGCCTGATTTGCTTGTGGTGGCCTGTAATACGGCCTCTACTGTGGCCTTGAGTGCGCTGCGGGAGCGTTTTTCTTTCCCTATTGTCGGGATTGTGCCCGCGATCAAACCTGCTGCGCATGCTACACGATCAGGCCATTTTGCGGTAGTTGCCACACCGGGTACGATTCGCAGGTCCTATACGCGAGATCTTATTCGGGACTATGCCAATGGATGCGTTGTTGATTTGGTCGCCTGCAACAGGTTGGCGCGATTGGCAGAAGATTATCTGCTTGAAGGCACCCGCAAGGAAGACGCTGTTTTTGCTGAGATCAAGTCAGTTTTTGATGGTGACCAGAATGACGATGTGGATGTCATCGTGCTTGGCTGCACCCACTATCCGCTTTTGCTGCCCATCTTGCAGTCTGTTGCGCCGCGCCCAGTGCTTTGGATAGACCCGGCTCACGCGGTTGCGCGTCGGGTCATGCATCTCTTGGAGCAGGAGTGGCAGGATTGTATCGTTGGCTTTCAGCCGGACCAATTTGTCGAGGGGCAGCGCATCGTATTCGAGGCGACTTTGGGAAACACAGACCGATTGTCCAGAGCCTGGGCTTCTCTTTGTGAGAAAGGGGTTCAATTGAACGCGATTTGTGAGGCAAATGCAGAATTTACGCCGGAATCTGCCGATTCAATTTGA
- the purC gene encoding phosphoribosylaminoimidazolesuccinocarboxamide synthase, with product MNRRRRIYEGKAKILYEGPEPGTLVCFYKDDATAFNAKKHEVIEGKGVLNNRISEFIFTALNDIGIQTHFIKRINMREQLIKECEIIPLEVIVRNVAAGSISKRLGVEEGTLLPRSIIEFCYKNDSLDDPMVSEEHITAFGWASPQEIDDIMALAIRINDFLTGMFRAVGIRLVDFKIECGRYFEGDTMRVILADEISPDSCRLWDINTNDKMDKDRFRRDMGGMIEAYQEVAKRLGIMIETTPERKGTGPVLVK from the coding sequence ATGAATCGTCGTCGTAGGATCTATGAAGGAAAGGCAAAAATTCTTTATGAAGGTCCAGAACCGGGAACCCTTGTTTGCTTTTATAAAGACGATGCCACCGCCTTCAACGCAAAGAAACATGAAGTTATCGAAGGTAAGGGCGTGCTGAACAACCGCATTTCGGAGTTCATCTTTACCGCGCTTAACGACATCGGAATTCAGACCCATTTCATCAAGCGCATCAACATGCGTGAGCAGCTGATCAAGGAATGCGAAATCATTCCGTTGGAAGTCATTGTGCGCAACGTTGCTGCCGGATCCATTTCCAAACGCCTCGGCGTTGAAGAAGGCACCCTGCTGCCACGCTCCATCATTGAATTCTGCTACAAGAATGACAGCTTGGACGACCCGATGGTCTCTGAAGAGCATATCACGGCTTTTGGCTGGGCATCTCCGCAAGAGATTGATGACATCATGGCTCTGGCCATCCGTATCAACGATTTCCTCACCGGCATGTTCCGCGCTGTTGGCATCCGTCTGGTCGACTTCAAGATCGAATGCGGTCGCTATTTCGAAGGCGACACCATGCGCGTCATTCTGGCTGACGAAATCTCTCCTGATTCCTGCCGTCTCTGGGACATCAACACCAACGACAAGATGGACAAGGACCGCTTCCGCCGCGATATGGGTGGCATGATCGAAGCCTATCAGGAAGTTGCCAAACGTTTGGGCATCATGATCGAAACAACACCTGAGCGTAAGGGCACCGGCCCGGTTCTGGTGAAATAA
- the rpsD gene encoding 30S ribosomal protein S4, which yields MSKRHSQKYKIDRRMGENIWGRPKSPVNRREYAPGQHGQRRKGKLSDFGLQLRAKQKLKGYYGNISEKHFLRIYKEANRLKGDTSENLIGLLESRLDAIVYRAKFVATVFAARQFVNHGHVKVNGQRVNIPSYRCKVGDVIEVRDRSKQLAVVLEATQLAERDVPDYIEADHNKMTATFKNLPQLADVPYPVVMEPNLVVEYYSR from the coding sequence ATGTCCAAGCGCCATTCTCAGAAGTATAAAATCGACCGCCGTATGGGCGAAAATATCTGGGGTCGTCCTAAGTCCCCGGTTAACCGCCGCGAATATGCTCCTGGCCAGCATGGTCAGCGCCGCAAAGGCAAGCTCTCTGACTTCGGTCTGCAGCTGCGTGCAAAACAGAAGCTGAAAGGCTACTACGGCAACATCTCCGAGAAACACTTCCTGCGCATCTACAAGGAAGCAAACCGTCTGAAAGGCGATACCTCGGAAAACCTGATCGGTCTGTTGGAGTCCCGTCTGGACGCCATCGTTTACCGCGCAAAATTTGTTGCTACCGTGTTCGCTGCTCGTCAGTTCGTAAACCATGGTCATGTCAAAGTGAACGGCCAGCGCGTCAACATTCCTTCCTATCGTTGTAAGGTTGGTGATGTGATTGAAGTGCGCGATCGTTCCAAACAGCTTGCTGTCGTTCTTGAAGCTACCCAGCTGGCTGAGCGTGATGTTCCTGACTACATCGAAGCTGACCACAACAAGATGACCGCTACCTTCAAGAATCTGCCACAGCTGGCTGACGTTCCATATCCTGTTGTTATGGAACCGAACCTCGTGGTCGAATATTATTCCCGTTAA
- a CDS encoding BolA family transcriptional regulator → MPMDASEIETLIRDALPDAKVVIRDLAGDGDHFAAEVVSESFRGKSRVQQHQLVYEALKGNMGGELHALALQTSVPETE, encoded by the coding sequence ATGCCTATGGACGCGAGTGAAATTGAAACTCTAATCAGAGATGCACTTCCTGACGCAAAGGTCGTTATCCGCGATCTTGCCGGAGATGGCGATCATTTCGCCGCCGAGGTTGTCTCAGAAAGCTTTCGAGGCAAATCTCGCGTTCAACAACATCAGTTGGTCTACGAAGCGCTGAAAGGCAACATGGGTGGCGAATTGCACGCTCTGGCTCTGCAAACATCAGTGCCAGAAACCGAGTAG
- the ttcA gene encoding tRNA 2-thiocytidine(32) synthetase TtcA: MFRNAPSSVSFKKLRKRLLRNVRAAIEDYNMQTKGQKWLVCLSGGKDSYGLLAVLLDLKWRGLLDAELLACNLDQAQPGFPADVLPRFFEEHDIPHHIERQDTYSIVKDKIPEGNTYCSLCSRLRRGNLYRIAREHGCDAVILGHHRDDILETFFLNLLHGGRLATMPPKLKNEEGDLMLFRPLAYCEERDLAKFAELMQFPIVPCGLCGSQDNMQRQEVKAMLRGFEAQHKGRTQVMFRALSNIRPSHMLDTKLFDFKGLSLEDDRAGDDSDDAEGCAAVSALSRNFLTMHEE, encoded by the coding sequence ATGTTCCGCAATGCGCCCAGTTCTGTATCCTTTAAAAAGCTTCGCAAGCGGCTGCTGCGGAATGTGCGGGCGGCTATCGAAGACTATAATATGCAGACAAAGGGCCAGAAGTGGCTTGTGTGTCTTTCCGGCGGCAAGGATTCTTACGGTCTGTTGGCTGTGCTTCTGGATTTGAAGTGGCGCGGTTTGCTTGATGCCGAGTTGCTGGCCTGCAATCTTGATCAGGCGCAACCGGGTTTTCCGGCAGATGTGTTGCCCCGCTTTTTCGAGGAACATGATATCCCGCATCATATTGAACGGCAGGATACCTATTCCATCGTCAAGGACAAGATCCCGGAGGGGAACACCTATTGCTCCCTGTGTTCACGCCTGCGGCGCGGCAATCTCTATCGCATCGCGAGAGAACATGGGTGTGATGCGGTCATTCTTGGGCATCACCGTGATGACATATTGGAAACCTTCTTCCTCAATCTGCTGCATGGTGGGCGTCTTGCGACCATGCCGCCCAAGCTGAAGAATGAAGAAGGCGATCTGATGCTCTTCCGTCCGCTTGCCTATTGCGAAGAAAGGGACTTGGCCAAATTCGCCGAACTGATGCAGTTTCCCATCGTGCCATGCGGGCTTTGTGGTTCTCAGGACAATATGCAGCGTCAGGAAGTCAAGGCCATGCTGCGGGGCTTTGAGGCGCAACATAAAGGGCGCACGCAGGTCATGTTCCGCGCGCTGTCTAACATTCGTCCGTCACATATGCTTGATACCAAGCTGTTCGATTTCAAGGGATTATCACTTGAGGATGACAGGGCAGGGGATGATAGCGATGATGCTGAAGGCTGCGCTGCTGTATCTGCTTTGTCGCGGAATTTCCTGACGATGCACGAAGAATAG
- a CDS encoding RNA methyltransferase — protein MDPVIILVEPQLGENIGMAARAMANFGVTDLRLVRPRDGWPSVKARNAASRADHVIGKTTNFETVEDAVADLDFVYATTARQRDMLKPVRHPVEAAQVMRETVNKGGKVGILFGRERWGLNNDEVALANEILTLPVDPDFSSLNIAQAVLIICYEWRMSGSDREAALPFETPDVPRASKDDMVRLFEHLEGALDEVGFFRPPEKRQHMVQNLRNILQKGDWAEQEVRTLRGVIAALQRRHERHSR, from the coding sequence ATGGATCCGGTAATTATTTTGGTCGAGCCGCAATTGGGAGAAAATATAGGAATGGCGGCGCGGGCTATGGCCAATTTCGGGGTGACCGATTTGCGTCTCGTGCGCCCTCGTGATGGCTGGCCAAGCGTGAAGGCGCGCAACGCTGCCAGCCGCGCCGATCATGTTATTGGCAAGACCACGAATTTTGAAACGGTCGAGGACGCTGTGGCAGACCTCGATTTTGTCTATGCCACGACAGCCCGCCAGCGGGATATGCTCAAGCCAGTGCGCCATCCTGTTGAGGCGGCTCAGGTTATGCGTGAAACGGTGAACAAGGGCGGTAAAGTCGGTATCTTGTTCGGGCGCGAGCGATGGGGGCTCAACAACGACGAAGTTGCACTGGCAAACGAAATTCTCACACTGCCTGTTGATCCGGATTTTTCTTCCCTGAACATAGCCCAAGCCGTGTTGATCATCTGTTATGAATGGCGCATGTCCGGTTCTGATCGTGAGGCGGCACTGCCGTTTGAAACGCCGGATGTTCCGCGCGCGAGCAAGGACGATATGGTGCGCCTGTTCGAGCATCTGGAAGGTGCCCTTGATGAAGTGGGGTTTTTCCGTCCGCCAGAGAAGCGTCAGCATATGGTTCAGAATCTTCGCAATATTTTGCAAAAGGGCGATTGGGCTGAGCAGGAAGTTCGGACCTTGCGCGGTGTAATCGCTGCGCTTCAGCGTCGCCATGAGCGGCACAGCCGATAA
- the purS gene encoding phosphoribosylformylglycinamidine synthase subunit PurS: protein MKARVTVTLKNGVLDPQGKAIEGALGSLGFDGIGSVRQGKVIDIELTDTDKAAAETRLSEMCEKLLANTVIENYHIDIL from the coding sequence ATGAAAGCACGTGTCACTGTAACACTGAAAAACGGCGTTCTGGACCCTCAGGGTAAAGCCATTGAAGGCGCTCTGGGATCATTGGGATTTGATGGCATCGGGTCCGTTCGTCAGGGCAAGGTGATTGACATCGAGCTGACAGACACCGACAAGGCGGCAGCTGAGACCAGACTGTCCGAGATGTGTGAGAAGCTGCTGGCCAACACCGTCATCGAGAATTATCACATCGACATTCTCTGA
- the purL gene encoding phosphoribosylformylglycinamidine synthase subunit PurL gives MSKNEPQITPELIAAHGLKPEEYNHILELIGREPTFTEFGIFSAMWNEHCSYKSSKKWLRTLPTKGPRVLQGPGENAGVVDIDDGQTVVFKMESHNHPSYIEPYQGAATGVGGILRDVFTMGARPVAAMNSLRFGVPEHERTRHVLSGVVAGVGGYGNSFGVPTVGGEVSFHSSYNGNCLVNAFAAGLADADKIFLSEAKGVGMPVVYLGAKTGRDGVGGATMASAEFDDDSEEKRPTVQVGDPFSEKRLMEATLELMKTGAVIAIQDMGAAGLTCSAVEMGAKGNLGIDLDLDKVPNREENMTPYEMMLSESQERMLMVLHPEKREAAEAVFRKWELDFAECGLTTDTLRFRIFHQGEMVADLPIKELGDEAPEYDRPWVETPKTPKLDNATVEAPKDLMQSLVAMVGSKNLCSRRWVWEQYDTMIQGNTKQRPGGDAGVIRVDGTKKGLAFTVDVTPRYCKADPFEGGKQAVAEAWRNLNAVGAEPLATTDNLNFGNPEKPEIMGQFVGCIKGVGAACEALDMPIVSGNVSLYNETSGEAILPTPAIGAVGLLPDVSVAIGNGFVDECDVIILIGGHGTEMGQSAYLSELYGREEGAPPPVDLELEKKNGAFVREEIRAGAIKSAHDISDGGLGVAIAEMAMRSGLGCSIELPAENTHIAFYAEDQARFIVTCCKDAANALLEQAKKAGIEAEVIGVVEGKAVHIAGVGSVEVSDLTKAHEGWFPAYMTK, from the coding sequence ATGAGCAAAAATGAACCACAGATCACTCCGGAGTTGATCGCCGCTCATGGCCTGAAACCGGAAGAATATAACCACATTCTCGAACTGATTGGCCGTGAGCCAACCTTCACCGAGTTTGGTATTTTCTCTGCCATGTGGAACGAGCACTGCTCGTATAAATCCTCCAAGAAATGGCTGCGCACCCTGCCAACCAAAGGCCCTCGCGTGTTGCAAGGCCCAGGTGAAAACGCCGGCGTGGTAGACATTGACGATGGCCAGACCGTCGTCTTCAAAATGGAAAGCCACAACCACCCGTCCTACATCGAGCCATATCAGGGCGCAGCCACTGGCGTGGGCGGCATCTTGCGCGACGTGTTCACCATGGGTGCCCGTCCTGTCGCTGCCATGAACTCCCTGCGCTTTGGCGTGCCTGAGCATGAACGGACACGCCATGTGCTCTCCGGCGTTGTTGCTGGCGTTGGTGGCTATGGCAACAGCTTCGGCGTACCGACAGTCGGCGGCGAAGTAAGCTTCCATTCCTCATACAACGGCAACTGCCTTGTGAACGCTTTTGCAGCAGGTCTTGCCGATGCAGACAAGATCTTCCTGTCTGAAGCCAAGGGTGTTGGCATGCCGGTCGTCTATCTGGGTGCAAAGACCGGACGCGATGGCGTCGGCGGCGCAACCATGGCCTCGGCAGAATTTGACGACGACAGCGAAGAGAAGCGTCCAACTGTTCAGGTTGGCGACCCATTCAGCGAAAAACGCCTGATGGAAGCCACCCTCGAGTTGATGAAGACCGGCGCAGTGATCGCCATTCAGGATATGGGCGCTGCGGGCCTCACCTGCTCGGCCGTTGAAATGGGCGCAAAGGGCAATCTTGGCATTGATCTTGATCTCGACAAGGTGCCAAACCGCGAAGAGAACATGACGCCTTATGAGATGATGCTTTCGGAATCTCAAGAACGCATGCTGATGGTTCTGCATCCCGAGAAGCGCGAAGCAGCAGAGGCTGTCTTCCGCAAATGGGAGCTGGACTTTGCCGAGTGCGGTCTCACCACGGATACCCTACGTTTCCGCATTTTCCATCAAGGCGAAATGGTTGCCGACCTGCCTATCAAGGAACTTGGCGACGAAGCTCCGGAATATGACCGTCCATGGGTCGAAACGCCCAAAACGCCAAAGCTGGACAACGCAACGGTTGAAGCACCAAAAGACCTCATGCAAAGCCTCGTTGCCATGGTTGGCAGCAAAAACCTTTGCTCCCGCCGTTGGGTCTGGGAACAGTATGACACCATGATTCAGGGCAACACCAAACAGCGCCCTGGCGGTGACGCTGGTGTGATCCGCGTTGACGGCACCAAGAAGGGCCTCGCCTTCACCGTGGACGTGACTCCACGCTACTGCAAGGCTGATCCGTTTGAAGGCGGCAAGCAGGCCGTAGCCGAAGCTTGGCGCAACCTCAACGCAGTTGGTGCAGAGCCGCTTGCCACCACCGACAACCTCAACTTCGGCAACCCTGAAAAACCCGAGATCATGGGACAGTTCGTGGGCTGCATCAAGGGCGTTGGCGCAGCCTGTGAAGCCCTCGACATGCCAATCGTCTCAGGCAACGTTTCGCTCTATAACGAAACCTCGGGCGAAGCCATTCTGCCAACCCCAGCCATCGGCGCTGTTGGCCTGCTTCCGGACGTTTCTGTTGCAATCGGCAACGGCTTCGTTGATGAATGCGACGTCATCATTCTGATCGGTGGTCATGGCACGGAAATGGGCCAAAGCGCCTATCTTTCCGAACTTTATGGTCGCGAGGAAGGAGCCCCTCCTCCGGTCGATCTGGAACTGGAGAAGAAGAACGGCGCATTTGTCCGCGAAGAGATCAGAGCCGGTGCCATCAAGTCAGCTCACGACATCTCGGACGGTGGTCTTGGCGTTGCCATCGCTGAAATGGCCATGCGCTCCGGTCTTGGCTGTTCTATCGAGCTACCCGCCGAAAACACGCACATCGCTTTTTATGCAGAAGATCAGGCGCGCTTTATCGTAACCTGCTGCAAAGATGCCGCCAATGCCCTTCTAGAGCAGGCAAAGAAAGCCGGCATTGAAGCCGAGGTAATCGGTGTGGTCGAAGGCAAAGCTGTGCATATCGCAGGCGTTGGGTCTGTGGAGGTTTCTGACCTCACAAAGGCTCATGAAGGCTGGTTCCCGGCCTACATGACCAAATAA
- the alaS gene encoding alanine--tRNA ligase codes for MSGVNEIRSTFLDYFNSHGHTIVDSGPLVPRNDPTLMFTNAGMVQFKNVFTGLEQRDYSRATTSQKCVRAGGKHNDLDNVGYTARHHTFFEMLGNFSFGDYFKENAIELAWKLITTEFGLPKEKLLVTVYHEDDEAFNLWKKIAGLPDSKIIRIPTSDNFWSMGETGPCGPCSEIFYDHGDHIWGGPPGSPEEDGDRFIEIWNLVFMQYEQISKDERVDLPRPSIDTGMGLERIAAVLQGTHDNYETDLFRALIQNSMDLTGVDEVGEAKASHRVIADHLRSTCFLIADGVLPSSDGRGYVLRRIMRRAMRHARLLGSQDPIIYKMVPTLVREMGQAFPELVRAEALITETLKLEESRFGKTLSRGLQLLDEATDGLGKGDSLDGETAFKLYDTYGFPLDLTQDALRARSIAVDVDGFDTAMARQKAEARANWAGSGEAATEAIWFDLSEKVGASEFLGYDRERTEGAVVALVKDGAEVQSLKAGDEACIILNQTPFYGESGGQIGDTGLMLADGVRFEVSDTVKKNHGMFVHMGKLVKGAVKIGDALELVVDHDRRSAIRANHSATHLLHEALRETLGEHVAQKGSFVTPERLRFDFSHQKPVSPDEMSQIEEMVNEIVLQNGPVETRIMAVDDAIEAGAMALFGEKYGDEVRVVSMGEALRGDKAGKTYSVELCGGTHVSRTGDVGVMTIVSESAVAAGVRRIEALTGKEARAYLQMQDHRVREAAGILKVAPNDLLDRLEVLVADRRKLEKELADVRKKLAMGGSGSGGDAVKEVNGVKFLARVAEGISPKDLKGMVDQGKESIASGVVVMIAVSEDDKVGVVVGVTNDLTDRFNAVDMVKVAAEALGGRGGGGRPDMAQAGGKDAGKADDAIKAIEAMLK; via the coding sequence ATGAGCGGTGTAAATGAAATTCGGTCGACTTTTTTGGATTACTTCAACAGTCATGGTCACACGATCGTAGACTCAGGACCGTTGGTGCCTCGCAATGACCCAACGTTGATGTTTACCAACGCCGGTATGGTGCAGTTCAAGAATGTGTTTACAGGGTTGGAGCAGCGTGATTACAGCCGCGCAACGACTTCCCAGAAATGCGTGCGCGCTGGTGGTAAACACAATGACCTGGACAATGTGGGCTACACTGCGCGCCACCACACCTTTTTCGAAATGCTCGGCAACTTCTCTTTTGGTGATTATTTCAAGGAAAACGCCATTGAGCTTGCCTGGAAGCTGATCACCACCGAATTCGGACTTCCGAAAGAGAAACTTCTCGTTACCGTTTACCACGAAGACGATGAAGCCTTTAATCTCTGGAAAAAGATTGCGGGTCTTCCTGATAGCAAGATCATTCGCATTCCGACCAGTGATAACTTCTGGTCGATGGGCGAAACGGGGCCTTGTGGTCCCTGTTCCGAGATTTTTTATGATCATGGCGATCACATCTGGGGTGGCCCTCCGGGTAGCCCTGAAGAAGATGGAGACCGCTTCATCGAGATCTGGAACCTCGTCTTCATGCAATATGAGCAGATCTCCAAGGATGAGCGCGTTGATTTGCCGCGTCCGTCTATTGATACCGGTATGGGGCTGGAGCGTATTGCTGCCGTGTTGCAGGGCACGCATGATAACTATGAAACCGATTTGTTCCGTGCCCTCATTCAGAACAGTATGGATTTGACGGGTGTCGACGAAGTGGGAGAGGCTAAGGCCAGCCATCGTGTGATCGCCGACCATTTGCGGTCCACCTGCTTCCTGATTGCTGATGGCGTGTTGCCGTCTTCTGATGGTCGTGGTTATGTCTTGCGCCGCATCATGCGCCGCGCTATGCGCCATGCGCGCCTGCTTGGCTCTCAGGATCCGATCATTTATAAAATGGTTCCAACGCTTGTTCGCGAAATGGGGCAGGCCTTCCCTGAACTCGTTCGCGCAGAAGCATTGATCACCGAGACACTCAAGCTCGAGGAATCCCGTTTTGGTAAAACCCTGAGCCGCGGTTTGCAGCTGCTTGATGAAGCAACGGACGGACTGGGCAAGGGCGATAGTCTTGATGGGGAAACGGCCTTCAAGCTTTATGATACCTATGGTTTCCCTCTCGATCTGACGCAGGATGCCTTGCGCGCGCGTAGCATCGCCGTTGACGTTGATGGCTTTGATACGGCCATGGCGCGTCAGAAAGCAGAGGCTCGGGCCAATTGGGCGGGCTCTGGGGAAGCTGCCACAGAAGCGATCTGGTTTGACTTGAGCGAAAAAGTCGGCGCGAGCGAATTTCTCGGTTATGATCGCGAGCGCACGGAAGGGGCTGTTGTTGCTTTGGTCAAGGATGGTGCTGAAGTTCAGTCACTGAAAGCTGGAGATGAGGCTTGCATCATTTTGAACCAAACACCATTTTATGGCGAATCTGGTGGGCAGATCGGCGATACCGGGCTGATGCTTGCTGATGGTGTGCGGTTTGAGGTCTCCGATACCGTCAAGAAGAACCATGGCATGTTTGTGCATATGGGTAAGCTTGTGAAAGGGGCTGTCAAAATCGGTGATGCGCTGGAGCTGGTTGTTGATCATGATCGGCGTTCAGCTATCAGAGCCAATCACTCCGCAACGCACTTGCTGCATGAAGCATTGAGAGAGACGCTTGGCGAGCATGTGGCTCAGAAAGGGTCGTTTGTGACGCCAGAACGGCTTCGTTTTGACTTCTCTCATCAAAAGCCGGTTTCTCCTGATGAGATGAGCCAGATTGAAGAGATGGTCAATGAGATCGTCTTGCAAAATGGACCTGTCGAGACCCGCATCATGGCTGTTGATGATGCCATTGAAGCCGGTGCGATGGCGCTGTTTGGCGAAAAGTATGGCGACGAGGTTCGTGTGGTTTCCATGGGTGAGGCTTTGCGCGGTGACAAGGCAGGTAAAACCTATTCTGTTGAACTTTGCGGTGGTACGCACGTTAGCCGGACCGGTGATGTCGGTGTAATGACGATTGTTTCTGAAAGTGCCGTTGCTGCAGGTGTTCGCCGCATAGAAGCTTTGACTGGCAAAGAGGCTCGCGCTTATCTTCAGATGCAAGATCATCGTGTTCGCGAGGCTGCAGGGATTCTCAAGGTTGCTCCAAATGACTTGCTGGATCGCTTGGAAGTATTGGTGGCGGATCGTCGTAAGCTGGAAAAAGAGCTTGCAGATGTGCGCAAGAAGCTTGCCATGGGCGGTAGCGGTTCTGGTGGTGATGCCGTCAAGGAAGTGAATGGGGTCAAGTTCCTCGCCCGCGTTGCCGAAGGCATTTCTCCAAAAGACCTTAAAGGGATGGTTGATCAGGGCAAGGAAAGCATTGCTTCCGGCGTGGTCGTCATGATTGCCGTATCCGAAGATGATAAGGTTGGTGTTGTTGTTGGTGTAACCAATGATCTGACGGACCGCTTCAATGCTGTTGACATGGTCAAGGTTGCCGCAGAGGCCCTTGGTGGTCGTGGTGGCGGTGGTCGTCCTGACATGGCGCAAGCCGGTGGCAAAGATGCCGGTAAGGCAGATGATGCCATTAAAGCAATAGAAGCGATGCTGAAATAA